One window from the genome of Salvelinus sp. IW2-2015 linkage group LG30, ASM291031v2, whole genome shotgun sequence encodes:
- the LOC111954930 gene encoding glycogen synthase kinase-3 beta produces the protein MSGSGRPRTSSFAEPQGVPGATAASTGSAAAVGSSTGKTGVPQASGSSSSGCSNLKLSRDSGKVTTVVATSGQGPDRPQEVSYTDIKVIGNGSFGVVYQARLIDSQEMVAIKKVLQDKRFKNRELQIMRKLDHCNIVRLRYFFYSSGEKKDEVYLNLVLDFVPETVYRVARHFNKAKSIIPIIYVKVYMYQLFRSLAYIHSQGVCHRDIKPQNLLVDPETAILKLCDFGSAKQLIRGEPNVSYICSRYYRAPELIFGATDYTANIDIWSAGCVLAELLLGQPIFPGDSGVDQLVEIIKVLGTPTREQIREMNPNYTEFKFPQIKAHPWTKVFKPRSPPEAVALCSRLLEYTPITRFSPLEACAHAFFDELRAPNARLPSGRELPLLFNFSTTELSIQPQLNSTLIPPHARAQTASSDGSGLAGSSQHSSVPGSLNNST, from the exons ATGAGCGGCAGCGGGCGGCCCAGAACTAGCTCGTTTGCTGAGCCACAAGGTGTTCCCGGAgccactgcagcatccactggaTCAGCCGCTGCCGTGGGGAGCAGCACAGGAAAGACCGGGGTCCCGCAGGCCTCGGGGAGCAGTTCGTCTGGATGCTCGAATTTAAAGCTGTCCA GGGACAGTGGGAAGGTGACTACGGTGGTGGCCACATCTGGGCAGGGTCCCGACCGACCACAGGAGGTGTCCTACACGGACATCAAGGTGATCGGGAATGGCTCCTTTGGTGTGGTGTACCAGGCGCGCCTCATCGACAGCCAGGAGATGGTGGCCATTAAGAAAGTGCTGCAGGATAAGAGGTTCAAG AACCGAGAGCTACAGATCATGCGAAAGTTGGACCACTGCAATATCGTGAGGCTACGCTACTTCTTCTACTCTAGTGGTGAAAAG AAGGATGAGGTGTATCTCAACCTGGTGCTGGACTTTGTCCCGGAGACCGTGTACAGGGTGGCCCGGCATTTCAACAAGGCCAAAAGCATCATTCCTATCATTTACGTCAAG GTGTACATGTACCAGTTGTTTCGCAGCYTGGCCTATATCCATTCCCAGGGTGTCTGCCACCGAGACATCAAACCCCAGAACCTGTTGGTGGACCCTGAAACGGCCATCCTAAAGCTCTGTGACTTTGGGAG TGCTAAGCAGCTGATTCGTGGGGAGCCCAACGTGTCGTACATCTGTTCGCGGTACTACCGCGCCCCAGAGCTCATCTTCGGCGCCACCGACTACACGGCCAACATCGACATCTGGTCGGCGGGCTGCGTGCTGGCCGAACTGCTGCTGGGACAGCCCATCTTCCCCGGGGACAGCGGAGTGGACCAGCTAGTAGAGATCATCAAG GTTTTGGGAACTCCAACACGTGAACAGATCCGTGAAATGAACCCCAATTACACAGAGTTTAAGTTCCCCCAGATCAAAGCGCATCCCTGGACTAAg GTGTTTAAGCCTCGCTCCCCTCCGGAGGCCGTCGCCCTGTGCTCGCGCCTGCTGGAATACACCCCGATCACGCGCTTCTCGCCCCTGGAGGCCTGCGCACACGCCTTCTTCGACGAGTTGCGCGCGCCCAACGCTCGGCTGCCTAGCGGGCGAGAGCTGCCCCTGCTCTTCAACTTCAGCACCACGG AGCTGTCAATCCAGCCCCAACTGAACTCCACCCTCATTCCTCCTCATGCCCGCGCACAGACAGCTTCCTCTG ATGGCTCTGGGTTAGCCGGCTCCTCTCAGCACAGCTCTGTACCCGGATCACTAAACAACAGCACCTGA